AGATTTTTCATTGATTTGGATTTAAATCTTTCGGATGTTCATTTTTAAGATGTTACATTTGGGATGTTTAAGACTAAGTAGATAAAGCTTGTCATTTGGCCCTTCTAAACTCTGTCACCTGACCATCGGTAGACTTAGTTGTGTTTGTTTTCTGGTGGTCGAACGGATATTTAACAAAACAAAATTCATTCCTTTTAAGGTTTTGTTTCTTGAAAAGTAGTGATAAAATTATTTTAACTAGAAATATATAACTAAAATTTAGAAGATGGGTTAATTGATAAAGAAAATTAAAAGAACACTATTTTTTATTTGAATATTAATTCATTAAAAGTAGCCCGACGGTTACGCCTAACTAACTGCACAGTTTAAAATGTGCGTGACTTCGATCAGAAAAAAAAAATGTGCGCGACATAATTTGACACGTGTGCGCGACATAACTCAACACGTGTTCGGACAAGACTTGTCTGAATCATCGTTTCCACTCTCTCACTCCACTTGAGCTCTCTCTCTCTAACATGATCTTCAAGCGCGAAACAATGGTGAAGTAAAAAAAAAACAGAGATGCTTGCCCTCTTCCTCTCATCCTCTTCTTCGTACCTCACACTCTCCAGATCTGTAACTCTCCACTTATCCCGCCGAACAACACTCTCATCGCTCACAATGTCAACGAACCTAAGCACCCACGCCTACGCAGGCAACCCTTTGAAATCCAAAACCCCAAAATCCACCGACACCTTCTCACCTTCCTCCGCCTTCGAATCCCTCAAAGCCCTGATCCCGCAAATCCCCAATCACCCCACGCCTTCCCCTGATTTCAAAGTCCTCCCCTTTAGCAAAGGCCGCCCGCTGGTGTTCTCCAGCGGCGGCGGAGACGCTTCCACCACGTCGCCTATCTGGCATCTGGGGTGGATCAGCTTAGCTGATTGCAAGGGTATGTTAGCGAGCCGCGGGGTTGATTTGGACGAGAACTCGCTTGTGTATTTAGGACCCAAGGTGGAGGAAGATTTGGTGTGTTGGGCGGTTGATGTGTCTGAAGAAGAAGAAGACGGCGTCGTTTCGGGGTTGGAAAGTAGGAAGCTTTGTTTCGTCGAGCTGAGGACTTTGATGGTTGCTGCTGATTGGGTGGATCAGCGAGCTATGGATGAGTTGGCTATTGCAGGACATGTGTGTGAGCCGCACTCTTCCAAGTGCATTTCATCATTTTTATCATAATGCTTAAGTTGTCTTGTTTCTGTGGCAGGCCAGGGCATTGCTTGAGTGGCACAATGTATCCAGATTCTGTGGGTCTTGTGGAGGTACAAATGTGGCAAAGGAAGCAGGAAGAAGAAAGCAATGCTCAAACACGGCTTGCGGAAAGCGGGTTTATCCCCGGGTTGACCCGGTATATGTTTATCCTCAAGAGTATGAGTTGCTTTGC
The DNA window shown above is from Brassica oleracea var. oleracea cultivar TO1000 chromosome C3, BOL, whole genome shotgun sequence and carries:
- the LOC106328990 gene encoding nudix hydrolase 19, chloroplastic; protein product: MLALFLSSSSSYLTLSRSVTLHLSRRTTLSSLTMSTNLSTHAYAGNPLKSKTPKSTDTFSPSSAFESLKALIPQIPNHPTPSPDFKVLPFSKGRPLVFSSGGGDASTTSPIWHLGWISLADCKGMLASRGVDLDENSLVYLGPKVEEDLVCWAVDVSEEEEDGVVSGLESRKLCFVELRTLMVAADWVDQRAMDELAIAGHARALLEWHNVSRFCGSCGGTNVAKEAGRRKQCSNTACGKRVYPRVDPVVIMLVIDRENDRALLSRQSRYVPRMWSCLAGFIEPGESLEEAVRRETWEETGIEVEDVVYHSSQPWPVGPSSTPCQLMLGFFAFAKTLDINVDKEELEDAQWHSREDVKKALAFAEYRKAQRTAASKIEQICKGVEKSKSLTTDFNVESGELAPMFIPGPFAIAHHLISTWVDQGSCNVHSKPQASVSLSSL